TAAAGCATCAGAATATGTTTTAAAATGTAACGCAAAAATAGCTTTTGTAACTACTAGCTCAATTATTCAGGGCGAGCAAGTAGAATTAATATGGCCTCTTATTTTTTCTAAAGGTATAGAAATATTCTTCGCATATCGTCCATTTTTTTGGGAGAATAATGCTAAAGATCCCGCTTCAGTTATGTGTGTAGTTTTAGGGTTGCAGAAAAAAGGTTTAAATAGCAAAAAATATATAATTGAAAATGGAATTATTAAAGAAGCTAACTATATCAATGCTTATCTAACAGATGCCGATAACATTTTTGTCCATTCAAGTACAAAGCCTTTAAGCCCTCGTCCTATTATGACTATGGGAAGTAATGCGATAGATGGAAAAAACCTCATAATTACTAGCGAGGAAAAAGATAATTTTATCTCAGAAAATCCTAATGCAAAAAAGTTTATCAGAAGATATATGGGGGGAGCAGATTTTCTGAACAATAAATATAGATATTGTCTTTGGATAGATGATGAAAGTTATCAAGAAGCATTAAGTTATTCTTTTATTGCTAAAAAAGTTGCTCAATGCAAAGAGTACCGTTTATCTGCAGGAAGAGATGCAAGAAAAGTTGCTGATAAACCTTACAGATTTTGTTATAAAACTCATCAGGATAAATCCGCTATCATTGTTCCGCAGACCACAACAGAAAGAAGAATATATTTACCCGTAGGTATTACTAATGATGATACTGTTATTAGTGCTAAAGGATTTGCTATATATGAGTTAGATATATTTATTTTTGGAATACTTTCATCAAAAATGCATCATGTTTGGATGGAAATTACTAGTGGCAAACCTGCAGGTGGTGGATATGCCTACTCTGTAAAGTTAACTTATAATACTTTTCCTCTACCAGAAATAAAATCAAATATTAAAGAATTAATAACTATTAAGGCTTTAGAAATACTTTCAATTAGGGAAAAATACACTACTAAAACTCTAGCAGAGTTATATCATCAAGATTATATGCCCGATGACTTATTAAAGGCACATCAAGATTTAGATAATATTATTGAATCACTTTATCAAAAAGAGAGATTTTTGACAGATGAGCAAAGATTACGTGTTTTATTGAGTATGTATAAAGAGTTGGTGGGTAAAATCTAAGATGAAAAATATTATAGAAGTTAATTATGAACAGACTGGTGAAAGTACCTCAATTAATAAGATGGGGATGCGAGCTATGCAAGCTCGTGCCTTTCAATCTCGTAATAGTCAGTATTTACTCTTAAAAGCCCCACCCGCATCAGGTAAATCTCGTGCATTAATGTTTTTGGGTTTAGACAAGATATACAACCAAGGGTTGAGCAAAGTTATTGTAGCTGTACCTGAACGCTCTATTGGTGGTTCATTTGCTAGCACAAAGCTGAGCGAAAGTGGTTTTTTTGCAGATTGGAATATCAAACCTGAAAACAACTTATGTACTGCTGGTGGTGATAAAAGCAAAGTAAAAGCCTTTAAACGCTTTATGGAAGGTACAGATCAAATTTTAGTATGTACTCATGCAACACTAAGATTTGCCTTTGAAGAGCTTGAAGATCATGTATTTGATAATACATTAGTGGCAATTGATGAATTTCATCATGTTTCAGCCGATGCTGACAATATTCTAGGTACTGTTCTTAAATCTTTAATGGACAATACCTCGGCTCATATTGTTGCGATGACAGGTTCATACTTCCGTGGCGATAGCGTTCCTGTACTTACGCCTGAAGATGAAGCGAAGTTTGATAAAGTTTCGTTTAACTATTACGAACAACTTAATGGCTATACCTATTTAAAGTCTTTAGGTATTGGCTATCACTTCTATAAAGGACGTTACTTTGCAAAAGATGATGAAGGCGTTATTGCAATTGCAGAAGTACTAGATACCGATAAAAAAACCATCATTCATATTCCAAACGTAAATTCAGGTGAATCAACCAAAGATAAATATGATGAGGTGGATGCGATCCTCGAAATCATTGGTGAATTTGTTGCTAAAGATCCTGATACTGGAATTATCACCGTCAAGCGTGCAGATGGTAAGATCTTAAAAGTAGCAGACCTCGTTGAAGAAGATGGTCGTGATAAAGTTGTTGAATATCTACGTAATATTAAAACCGTAGATGATCTTGATCTTATCATTGCCCTAGGCATGGCGAAGGAAGGCTTTGACTGGCAATTCTGTGAACATGCTTTAACGATTGGTTATCGTGGCTCTTTAACTGAAATTGTGCAAATTGTGGGACGTTGTACACGAGATAGCTCGAACAAATCACATGCGCAATTTACCAACCTTATTGCTCAACCTGATGCACAGGATACTGAAGTTAAATTTGCAGTAAACAATATGCTTAAAGCTATTACTGCATCTTTGTTAATGGAACAAATACTTGCACCAAACTTCAAATTTAAAACCAAACGTGATGATGAGGATATTGTTCCATCAGGTACGCTTACGATCAAAGGTTTTAAAGAACCAAGTACAGCAAAAACAAAGGCTATTATTGAAAATGATCTTGTGGACCTAAAAGCAGCGATTCTTCAAGATGCTAAAGTGATTGCAGGTTCAGCAGGTAAGGTTGAGCCTGAAGTGGTGAATAAAGTCCTTATCCCTAAGATTATCCAAACAAAATATCCTGACTTAACGAAAGCTGAACTTGAAGAAGTGAGTCAATATTTAGTCGTTGACTCAGTGATTAGCACAGCAGAAGTCAAAGAAGTTGGTGATAAAAAATTTATTCGTATGGCGGATAAATTTATCAATATCGAAGACCTGAATATTGATTTAATTCAATCTGTGAATCCATTCCAAAAAGCGTTTGAAATCCTATCAAAAGAAGTCACAGTCAATGTACTAAAATTGATTAAGGAAGCAATTGAAGCAACTAAGATTAGTATGACTCAAGAAGAAGCCATTGAGCTATGGCCTAAGTTAAAAGCTTTTAAAGTTCAGTTTGGTCGTGAGCCTAGTCTAGAATCAAATAACTTAATTGAGAAACGATTAGCCGAATGCCTGATCTATATCCGTGAGCAACGTAGACGAGCTGGAGTGTAAAACGTGGAAGATTTTAGCTGGCTTCAAGAGATGATTGCTGATGATGACTTAGGTCTTTTAAACGTAAAGAAAAAGACGTCTGCTCTAACGGCTGATGAACAATTAGTCTCTAAGTTTAATGAAATTAATAATTTTGTGACACAGCATGGGCGTGTACCTGCGAAAAATATGGCAAATATCACTGAATATATGCTCGCTAGCCGCCTAGAAGCGATGAAAGCCAATCCAGAGCAATACATGGCTTTAGCAGATTATGATGAACATAATTTGCTGCCACAACAT
The window above is part of the Acinetobacter baumannii genome. Proteins encoded here:
- a CDS encoding DEAD/DEAH box helicase, giving the protein MKNIIEVNYEQTGESTSINKMGMRAMQARAFQSRNSQYLLLKAPPASGKSRALMFLGLDKIYNQGLSKVIVAVPERSIGGSFASTKLSESGFFADWNIKPENNLCTAGGDKSKVKAFKRFMEGTDQILVCTHATLRFAFEELEDHVFDNTLVAIDEFHHVSADADNILGTVLKSLMDNTSAHIVAMTGSYFRGDSVPVLTPEDEAKFDKVSFNYYEQLNGYTYLKSLGIGYHFYKGRYFAKDDEGVIAIAEVLDTDKKTIIHIPNVNSGESTKDKYDEVDAILEIIGEFVAKDPDTGIITVKRADGKILKVADLVEEDGRDKVVEYLRNIKTVDDLDLIIALGMAKEGFDWQFCEHALTIGYRGSLTEIVQIVGRCTRDSSNKSHAQFTNLIAQPDAQDTEVKFAVNNMLKAITASLLMEQILAPNFKFKTKRDDEDIVPSGTLTIKGFKEPSTAKTKAIIENDLVDLKAAILQDAKVIAGSAGKVEPEVVNKVLIPKIIQTKYPDLTKAELEEVSQYLVVDSVISTAEVKEVGDKKFIRMADKFINIEDLNIDLIQSVNPFQKAFEILSKEVTVNVLKLIKEAIEATKISMTQEEAIELWPKLKAFKVQFGREPSLESNNLIEKRLAECLIYIREQRRRAGV